The Brasilonema sennae CENA114 genome includes a region encoding these proteins:
- a CDS encoding cob(I)yrinic acid a,c-diamide adenosyltransferase, which translates to MTRNSIGIRTAQLRPSRLTGQIHVYDGAGKGKSQAALGVVLRSIGLGINTPNNCNRVLLLQFLKGPERDYDEDGAIAALQRGFPHLIDQVRTGRAEYFGPEEITPYDRAEAARGWDVAKGAIASGLYSVVVLDEINPVLDLGLLGVDEVVRTLKSKTQELEIIATGRAAPQKLLDIADLHSEMKPHVHPTAKIHGIQGVEIYTGSGKGKSTSALGKALKAIGRGINHPGSTRVLIMQWLKGGTGYTEDAAIAALQQSYPEVVDHQRCGRDAIVWRNSRQELDYVEAERGWEIAKTAIASGLYKTIILDELNPTVDLELLPIEPIVQALLRKPSDTEIIITGRCQNQPAYFDLASVHSEVYCHKHYANHGVELKQGVDF; encoded by the coding sequence ATGACAAGGAACAGCATTGGTATTCGTACGGCGCAATTGCGCCCCTCACGGCTTACTGGTCAAATTCACGTTTATGATGGTGCAGGTAAAGGCAAGTCACAAGCAGCTTTAGGAGTCGTGTTGCGCTCTATAGGGTTGGGGATAAATACTCCCAATAATTGTAACCGTGTTTTGCTATTGCAGTTTTTAAAAGGACCAGAACGGGATTACGATGAGGATGGCGCTATAGCAGCCTTGCAACGAGGTTTTCCCCATCTGATTGACCAAGTTCGTACTGGTAGAGCAGAATACTTTGGACCAGAAGAAATTACGCCTTATGACAGGGCCGAAGCGGCGAGGGGTTGGGATGTGGCTAAAGGTGCGATCGCAAGCGGTTTATATTCAGTTGTCGTATTGGATGAAATTAACCCCGTCCTAGATTTAGGTTTGCTTGGAGTAGATGAAGTGGTACGGACACTAAAATCTAAAACACAGGAATTAGAAATCATTGCTACTGGGCGTGCAGCACCGCAAAAATTACTCGATATTGCGGATTTACACTCAGAAATGAAACCCCATGTCCACCCAACCGCAAAAATACATGGAATACAGGGTGTTGAAATTTATACTGGGTCAGGCAAAGGTAAATCAACAAGTGCCTTGGGCAAAGCCTTAAAAGCAATAGGTAGAGGAATTAATCATCCAGGTTCTACTCGGGTATTAATTATGCAATGGCTAAAAGGTGGGACGGGTTATACTGAAGATGCCGCCATAGCTGCTTTACAGCAGTCCTATCCAGAGGTAGTGGATCATCAACGCTGTGGACGAGATGCGATTGTCTGGCGCAACTCCCGTCAAGAACTGGACTACGTGGAAGCAGAACGCGGTTGGGAAATTGCTAAAACTGCGATCGCCTCCGGATTGTACAAAACGATTATTCTCGATGAGCTTAATCCGACAGTCGATTTGGAACTCCTACCGATTGAACCGATTGTTCAAGCTCTACTTCGTAAACCCAGCGATACCGAAATCATTATCACAGGTCGCTGCCAAAATCAACCAGCATACTTCGACTTAGCTAGCGTTCACTCTGAAGTATACTGCCACAAGCACTATGCCAATCATGGTGTAGAACTTAAACAAGGGGTAGATTTTTAA